In the genome of Metabacillus litoralis, the window TTATTTTAAAACGGCCATTTCTTCGGAAACTTCTAGAACTAAATTAATAAATGAACTACTAGCTATAGTGGATAGGGAGCAATTAGATGGAATAGACATCGATTTTGAGCATCCACGTTCACAAGAAGATGCCGACCAACTGTTAGAATTTACGAAGCAATTGAGCAATAAATTGCATCAAAAAAAGAAACAGCTCACAATTGCTGTCTACTCAAAAATTCACAGTGTAGCAGGTACAGAAATTCAATCAGTTGTATTTCATCCTGAAATGTTTACCTATGTAGATTATGTGAATATTATGGCTTACGATGGCCAATGGGATGGGGAGTACAATGCAGCGAATTTAGCTCCTTATTCATTTATAGAAAACATTGTGAAATATTGGGGAGTACTTTTTGACAGTAATAAATTACCACGTGAAAAACTGGTGCTGGGTGTTCCTTATTATGCTCAGCCTGAAGATCCATCAATTAAACAAATGTCCTTCGGGGCAATTATTGCCAACAATCCTAAATTTGCTCATCAGGATGCAGCACAAGTAAATGGAACAACATATCATTATAACGGCATTCCCACTATAGAGAAAAAAACCATGCTTGCTATAGATCAAGAATTTGGAGGCATGATGATATGGGAGATGGGACATGATGCATCTGGAGATTATAGCTTAACAACAGTCATATCACAGCTGTTAGAAGATGAAAAATTGTTAGTAAGAGAAGAATAAATGCCTTATACACGTTCATCAAATAAGATGAACGTGTTTTTCTTATCGGTTAGGAAGAAAAAAATTATTGTTTATCATGATTTTTCGCCATTTCATCTTTTATTCGTTCTTCCTCTTCTAGCACGCAAATACGAGTAATTTGTTCGATTAACATATGATTTACATAATCGCCTTCCTCAATGCAAGAGCTTTCCTTATCTTCATTCATATGCTTAGAGCTCCTTTCTCCTGAATAGACAAAATTATAAAGGAATGTAACTCGGCATTTGCCATTGTTAAGCCTAATTTTTATTTTATCATTTGTATTAAAAGGAAACTGTATTCAAAAACAAAAGACCTTTTTCGGCTAAGGTCTTTTAAATGTATAAATCATATATTATTAACAGTAATGATCCTTAGCGGATCTGGAATAGAGAATAAGCTCTAATTCTTTTTCAGTTGCCTCATAAAACTGTCTTCCATCAGGCATTTTAAAAACATTTTGATCCAAAAGAGCAGAAATAATTTCCGCTTTAGTTATAAAAGTATCTTTTGTTGCTTCACACATACATATCACCTCAAAAATTGAAAGCGTTTACAATAATATAATAAAGAAAATTTCAGGAAATGTCAACCAGATTTACATGTAGTTTTTTAATTATTTAAATCAGATTGGTATTAAGATCTTTTAAAACCTGACGATATAACAGAAGGGAATTGTATACATACATATAAAAAATTTAAAAATCAAATAACATCTTTGTAAATAGCAGAGGAGTGTTTTTATGAAAAGTAAATTGACCTTAAAAACAATAAAATCAAAGCTTTCCGTTACACTAATCATGGTTTCAATTATTCCATTAATAATAATGAGTACGTTACTTTATTTTATGACAAATCAAGCTTTTTCAACTATTATGACCAACAATCAAGCTTCAACGAAGGAATCTATATCCAATCAGTTAAAAGACGTCTCAGAAGAATTATTAAACTTAACAGCACTTTATGCAAATAACCGAGAATTAATTGAAGCTTATTATTCAGGAGACCGGGAGAATTTAGCAAAGATTGCTGGTCCTATCTATGAAAGATTACAGAAGGAGCATTTAGTAGACGTATTTGAATTCGGAAGTGTAGATGGTACCGTTTTTTATAGAGGTCATAATCCTGAAAAGTTTGGCGATGATAAAAGCGATAAAACGGCTATTCAAGAAGGATTAAAAGGTACTGCTTCTACAGGCTTTGAATTTGGAAGTAGTGGGTTAGCCGTCCGTGCATTCGTGCCAATTACTTATAACAATCAAATTATTGGTACATTACAAACGGGACTTGATAGTCAAGTTATTGAATCAATTACCCAATCTGTTAAAGGTGTACAATTAAATATAATGAATGTAGAAGGCGAGATTTTAGTAGGATCAGATAAAAATGCTATAGGGACAACGTTCCAGGACGAATCAGTTATAAAGCAAGTTACTACTGGAAGAGAAATATCAAAAGAAAATAAACAATCCGTTGATTTATACATGCCTTTATATGATCCAACGAAAACTGAAGTAATTGGAATAATAAATTTGAGGCAGGATGTAGCTATATTAAATAAAGTTCAAAATCAAATTCTTATCTATCTATTTCTTATTGGGGCCGGAGCAGCTCTAATGGTCATTATTGTTGCTTTGTTGATTAGCAGAGGTTTCTCGAGACCATTACAACAGGTAAATAATATTATGGATGAGATTTCAAAAGGAAATCTCAAAAATGAATATACTGGAAAAGAGCGTAATGATGAGTTTGGTAATCTAATTAATTCCGTTCTTGATACTCAATTAAAACTTAGATCAATGATTGAAAACATATCAGAGGTATCTTCTAATGTTCAAAAGCAGTCAACTATAATGAAAAATTCGTGTGATGAGGTTAATTTGTCTAGTCAGCAAGTTGCTTTAACAATGCAAGAGCTGTCAAGTGGGTCAGAGTCCCAAGCAACATCGACTACAAGCTTATCTCAACAAATAGAAGCTCTTTCACAACGTATCTCTGAGGCCAATATTGATGGAGATCTTATTAAAGAATCTTCAGTACATGTGAAAAGTCTAACCAATAAAGGTTATGAGCTAATGATCGAATCTATAGATCAAATGAACATGATTAATAAAATTGTTAACGAATCTGTCCAAAAAGTTGAGGGATTAGATAGACAAACAAATGAGATTTCCAATTTGATAAACGTTATTCAAGAGATTGCTAATCAGACTAACTTATTGGCATTAAACGCTGCGATTGAAGCAGCAAGAGCAGGGGAGAGCGGGAAAGGGTTTGCAGTTGTAGCTGATGAAGTTCGAAAATTATCAGAGCAAGTATCGCAGTCCATTTCTGGTATTACTGCTATTACAAATAACATTCAAACCGAGTCTAGTAATGTTGTTACATCCCTTATGACTGGTTATGAACAGGTAGTGGAAGGAACAAATCAAATTAAAGAAACGGGCAATAAATTTGAACAAATCAATGTGTCTGTTAGCGATATGGTGAACAAAATTCAAGCCATTACTCTAAATCTAAACGAAATAAAAGAGAGCAGTAGTGAGATCAATCATGCCATTGAACATATTGCTTCTATTTCAGAGGAAGCTGCTGCGGGAATTGAAGAAACATCAGCTTCTGCAGTCGAAACAACAACTTCGATGGATCATGTTTCTTCTCAAGCAGATGGAATTGAAGAACAAGCTGAAAAGCTAGAATCGTTAATTAGAAAGTTTAAAATGTGATACAAAAAGGGCTAACTCAATTTTTGAGAGTTAGCCTTTTTGTTTATTATAAAGATTGATTAATTCCTTTTAAAATATGAATACTTGTTTCTTCTAATGTTAATGGAAGAGATATCATATGGTTTGGTTTCTGTTTAATAAAAGGCAGGGCCCCTTCTGAAATAAAAACAAAATCTGAATGTTGATAAATGAACTCTAATTCATGCTCTGGCATATTCAAATGAGCATGAGATATATGAAACTGATTGATGCCAGCCTCATTCACTTTTTGACTCATCCATTTACTACCCTTTTCCCCAAAACACATAAAGCTTACTTTACTTTCTGGCTTAATCTTTGAAAGGGAAACTAGTTTTGTTGGTTCCAAAGTAGCTCCAATAGTATAAACATATGTTTGGGGAGAAACAATTCTTCTTAATTCTTCAGAGTGATTGAGTGTGGTAATAATGATTGAACAATCACGAAGTTTATGATTAAGATCATCACTATGAATAAAAGCTAATTCAATTTCGGCATTTGGTAGATAGTTAACTAATTGATTAAAGTAAAAATGATAATCATGTTCGTTACACTCGATAAATAAAATACGTACTTTTGTTTCTTTTATAAAATATTGGCTGTACATATATGTAACGGATAAGAATTGTTCCAGTGTATAACCCTGCTCAACGCTATCCTTAACAACTTGTTCAATCGATCGATGAACAGCTGTTTCCTTTAACGAATGGACTGAGTTATGGCTGGAGATCTGAGTTCTTTTTCCCTTACCCATTAACAAGATTTGCTCATCTTTTAATAAAGTGTACGCTGAGTTAACTGTATTACGATTAATCCCTAATTGATCACCAAGCTGATGTACATTTGGCAGATAGTCACCTGGTTGTAAAATGCCTTTTACAATTAAATATTTTATTTGTTCTTTTAAAAAAAGGTTTAATGGTATAGGAATATCTTCAGAAATGATTAAGGGTAATTTATCAAATTGGCGCATGAACGTAACCTCCGTTACCATTCATACTAAATAAGAAAAGAAAAAAATACAAGATCATTATATTGAAAAATATGGTACTCAACATTATAATAAACATATTAACATATGTTATTATGTTTTCTAACTTATGAAGGAGTGATGTAAAATGCAAAGATCAGTTGGAAATACAAGTCAAAGTAATAATGAATTACAACTAAAGAAGAAAAGAAGTTCACCATTAAAGGTTAGTTTACAAGCTATATTAGTAGGAGGTTTTGGAAGTTTTTTCACAATATTTGCTTTGTCATTAATAAGTTGGAATGATGTGGCTTTATTAATGGCACCATTTGGAGCAAGTTGTGTTTTGGCTTTTCATGTATGGGATTCTCCACTATCGCAACCTAGAAATATTATAGGTGGTCATTTTATTTCAACCTTAGTTGGTCTGATTGTTTTGAATTGTTTTGGTAATCATGCTTGGACGTTAGCTTTGGGTGTAGGTCTTGCTATTATGATGATGATTCTTACAAAAACGACTCATCCACCAGCTGGTGCGGATCCAATTGTGGTGATCCTAGCGGGAAGTACTTGGGAATTCTTATTTTTACCTGTATTATCTGGGGCGATTTTGCTGTCATTACTCGCATATATCGTTAATAACTTGCAACCTAACAGAAAATATCCTACCTTTTGGGTATAATCTCATGTGACTGAATTCTTTTTTGATATGTCTCAATCCATATACTTATGAAAATTTATTAAAGGTTGATCTTAACTTCATATTTAGAATGATTTTAGGTAAATTAATAATAAAGGACCCAAAGAAGGGGTGATCACCATTCGATTTTACTTAACAATACCAATAGTAGGATTTAGCCTATTTTTTGTAGCCTTATCTATTATTAAGGGGCATGAAACTTTTGCTATTATGAACTTTCATGAAGAAGAAAAGGTTCATATTTATCTTGCTGGGGATTCAACTGTGTCAACTTATAAAAAGACTTTGGCACCTAGAATGGGTTGGGGTCAGGTTTTAGATGAAATGTTTAATGAGAGGGTTATGATTCATAACGAAGCAGTATCTAAAAGAAGCTCTAAGAGTTTTTACAATGAGGGAAGATTAACAAAAATAGTTAATCATTTACAACAAGGTGACTATCTCTTTATTCAATTCGGACATAATGATGAAAAAGTAAATGATCCAAGCAGATACACTGAACCATTTACAACCTATAAGAAATACTTAAAAAAATATATTTTAGCTGCAAGGTCAAAAGGGGCTTTCCCAGTACTAATAACTCCGGTTGAGCGTAGGAAATTTTCACCAGATGGACATATCGTTCATACACATGGTGATTACCCAAAAGCAATGAAGCAATTAGCTGAAGAAGAAAATGTGCCAGTAATTGACCTAACATCAAAAAGTAATCAGCTTTTTAGTAAACTCGGAGCTAACAAAACGAAAGAACTTTTTTTATGGCTCCCTCCAAATAAAAACCCACATTTCCCTGAGGGAAAAAAAGATAACACACATTTTCAGGAACGAGGTGCTTATATTGTGGCATCTTTAGTAATTGATGGAATAAAGGAACTAAATCTACCTATTAAAGAACACATTGTTAATCAAGATAAATAAGGTACTGTTTAGAATTCTATTCTAACAGTACTTTTTTCATTTATAGGATATATACAGAAATAATGATCATATTCTTGGTCATTACTATGAGAAAACTTCAACTAACAAAGAGAATCGTTAATAAAATCTTACATTAGAAAAGGAATATTTAAATAAAGAAAGAAATACATATATACAGGTTTATTTGAAAGCGTTTACTTATTTGAAGCGGAGGGGTGTAGTATATGTATCTAACAATTGGAAGGCTTTTTGAACAAACTGTTTCAAAGTATCCTAACAAAGAAGCAATTGTGGATTGCTCTCGAAATATTCGTTTTACATTTGGACAGTGGAATGAAGAAGTAAATAAACTTGCTAATGCTCTGTTATCTTTGGGTGTAAGAAAAGGAGATCGAATTTCTACTTATTTGTTTAACAGTTATGAATTAGGTACAGTTTTTTTTGCTGCTGCAAAAATTGGTGCCA includes:
- a CDS encoding HPP family protein, whose protein sequence is MQRSVGNTSQSNNELQLKKKRSSPLKVSLQAILVGGFGSFFTIFALSLISWNDVALLMAPFGASCVLAFHVWDSPLSQPRNIIGGHFISTLVGLIVLNCFGNHAWTLALGVGLAIMMMILTKTTHPPAGADPIVVILAGSTWEFLFLPVLSGAILLSLLAYIVNNLQPNRKYPTFWV
- a CDS encoding rhamnogalacturonan acetylesterase, giving the protein MITIRFYLTIPIVGFSLFFVALSIIKGHETFAIMNFHEEEKVHIYLAGDSTVSTYKKTLAPRMGWGQVLDEMFNERVMIHNEAVSKRSSKSFYNEGRLTKIVNHLQQGDYLFIQFGHNDEKVNDPSRYTEPFTTYKKYLKKYILAARSKGAFPVLITPVERRKFSPDGHIVHTHGDYPKAMKQLAEEENVPVIDLTSKSNQLFSKLGANKTKELFLWLPPNKNPHFPEGKKDNTHFQERGAYIVASLVIDGIKELNLPIKEHIVNQDK
- a CDS encoding Fur-regulated basic protein FbpA, with protein sequence MCEATKDTFITKAEIISALLDQNVFKMPDGRQFYEATEKELELILYSRSAKDHYC
- a CDS encoding GntR family transcriptional regulator, translated to MRQFDKLPLIISEDIPIPLNLFLKEQIKYLIVKGILQPGDYLPNVHQLGDQLGINRNTVNSAYTLLKDEQILLMGKGKRTQISSHNSVHSLKETAVHRSIEQVVKDSVEQGYTLEQFLSVTYMYSQYFIKETKVRILFIECNEHDYHFYFNQLVNYLPNAEIELAFIHSDDLNHKLRDCSIIITTLNHSEELRRIVSPQTYVYTIGATLEPTKLVSLSKIKPESKVSFMCFGEKGSKWMSQKVNEAGINQFHISHAHLNMPEHELEFIYQHSDFVFISEGALPFIKQKPNHMISLPLTLEETSIHILKGINQSL
- a CDS encoding glycosyl hydrolase family 18 protein, which encodes MKKQYLLMIVAVILFAGGFFSGVLFSNIERQNQTNDQSKQTENLSKSIKQPHLKKIPDVKESKPKVLIGYVQDFRDPETIDFSSLTHVVYSFAHPTKDGSILLNGGTEPTNLKKLVKRAHNHDTKVLLAVGGWYHIEGGESYDYFKTAISSETSRTKLINELLAIVDREQLDGIDIDFEHPRSQEDADQLLEFTKQLSNKLHQKKKQLTIAVYSKIHSVAGTEIQSVVFHPEMFTYVDYVNIMAYDGQWDGEYNAANLAPYSFIENIVKYWGVLFDSNKLPREKLVLGVPYYAQPEDPSIKQMSFGAIIANNPKFAHQDAAQVNGTTYHYNGIPTIEKKTMLAIDQEFGGMMIWEMGHDASGDYSLTTVISQLLEDEKLLVREE
- a CDS encoding methyl-accepting chemotaxis protein, giving the protein MKSKLTLKTIKSKLSVTLIMVSIIPLIIMSTLLYFMTNQAFSTIMTNNQASTKESISNQLKDVSEELLNLTALYANNRELIEAYYSGDRENLAKIAGPIYERLQKEHLVDVFEFGSVDGTVFYRGHNPEKFGDDKSDKTAIQEGLKGTASTGFEFGSSGLAVRAFVPITYNNQIIGTLQTGLDSQVIESITQSVKGVQLNIMNVEGEILVGSDKNAIGTTFQDESVIKQVTTGREISKENKQSVDLYMPLYDPTKTEVIGIINLRQDVAILNKVQNQILIYLFLIGAGAALMVIIVALLISRGFSRPLQQVNNIMDEISKGNLKNEYTGKERNDEFGNLINSVLDTQLKLRSMIENISEVSSNVQKQSTIMKNSCDEVNLSSQQVALTMQELSSGSESQATSTTSLSQQIEALSQRISEANIDGDLIKESSVHVKSLTNKGYELMIESIDQMNMINKIVNESVQKVEGLDRQTNEISNLINVIQEIANQTNLLALNAAIEAARAGESGKGFAVVADEVRKLSEQVSQSISGITAITNNIQTESSNVVTSLMTGYEQVVEGTNQIKETGNKFEQINVSVSDMVNKIQAITLNLNEIKESSSEINHAIEHIASISEEAAAGIEETSASAVETTTSMDHVSSQADGIEEQAEKLESLIRKFKM